From one Danio rerio strain Tuebingen ecotype United States chromosome 19, GRCz12tu, whole genome shotgun sequence genomic stretch:
- the hsbp1l1 gene encoding heat shock factor-binding protein 1-like protein 1 — protein sequence MAGSESKAAKDLTAIMETTMQQLQSRFQNLSEQIISKMDEMGTRIDDLEKNVADLMTQAGAENLQKSNDTDERARWPKQ from the exons ATGGCAGGATCCGAGTCAAAAGCTGCCAAAGATTTGACTGCAATA ATGGAGACGACTATGCAGCAACTTCAGAGCAGGTTTCAAAACCTATCTGAACAGATCATCTCTAAAA TGGATGAGATGGGAACTCGTATCGACGACCTGGAGAAGAATGTTGCTGATCTTATGACACAAGCAGGAGCAGAAAATCTTCAGAAATCAAA TGATACTGATGAGCGAGCACGATGGCCAAAGCAATGA